A window of the Candidatus Tanganyikabacteria bacterium genome harbors these coding sequences:
- a CDS encoding HAMP domain-containing histidine kinase, producing MTRRVATLVVSLLVAFLTVAGGILLALDTFATTESGDYRRAARHFAKLAEPVWSDLEHEYRLAFPAIGLPARDPAAAIASLERHPAVQQAFLLSADRKLTLSWPAIGDPPRKALTVDLATWRPRLLSPSGQPMRWVDPLRESPANRAAKLLEQRILDVRRWLRYAAQRSDVADTWTKVGQSDRWGYSSVYVVGDARRGWVGQEQELLTFYERALPAALARAGLAGILAYQGDGESPWAVPMPRNRFRLAASLVPEPVHRWEWWALQELWFSIAIAALAIVLTLALSLAVRAGAGLLRDLGQAHAQSNFVSGISHEMRLPLTTVKMYADMLAQGVVTEPEKREAYLRTIGQEADRLSRLIENVLDFSRISNRRRSYRMERLRVADLVTEATAASDGALQGAGLTVAVDVPPDLAVVGDRQAIVQSLVNLLSNAAKYARDGKRVAIAAGRTGGRIRVSVRDFGPGIPERERKRVFRPFYRSGDELTRTATGSGLGLALVKEYMAAHGGRVELHGRPGDGSRFDLILPANP from the coding sequence TTGACCCGCCGCGTCGCGACGCTCGTCGTCTCGCTGCTCGTCGCCTTCCTGACGGTCGCGGGCGGCATCTTGCTCGCGCTGGACACCTTCGCGACGACGGAGTCGGGCGACTACCGGCGCGCGGCACGCCATTTCGCGAAACTGGCCGAACCCGTCTGGAGCGACCTGGAGCACGAGTACCGGCTGGCGTTTCCGGCCATCGGGTTGCCAGCCCGGGACCCGGCGGCGGCGATCGCCAGCCTGGAGCGCCACCCGGCGGTCCAGCAGGCATTCCTCCTCAGCGCGGATCGCAAGCTGACGCTGTCGTGGCCCGCAATCGGCGATCCTCCCCGCAAGGCCCTGACCGTGGATCTCGCGACCTGGCGACCCCGGCTGCTGAGTCCGAGCGGGCAGCCCATGCGCTGGGTCGATCCGCTGCGCGAATCGCCCGCGAACAGGGCCGCCAAACTTCTCGAGCAGCGCATCCTCGACGTGCGCCGCTGGTTGCGCTACGCGGCACAGCGGTCCGACGTGGCTGACACCTGGACCAAGGTGGGCCAGTCCGATCGCTGGGGCTACTCGTCGGTCTACGTCGTGGGCGATGCCCGCCGCGGCTGGGTGGGGCAGGAGCAGGAATTACTCACCTTCTACGAGCGAGCGCTTCCCGCGGCGCTAGCGCGGGCCGGCCTGGCCGGGATCCTCGCTTACCAGGGCGACGGGGAGAGTCCGTGGGCCGTGCCGATGCCCCGAAACCGGTTCCGGCTCGCGGCCAGCCTGGTGCCCGAACCGGTACACCGCTGGGAGTGGTGGGCCTTGCAGGAGCTGTGGTTCTCGATTGCGATCGCCGCGCTCGCCATCGTCCTGACGCTCGCGCTCTCGCTGGCGGTCCGCGCGGGGGCGGGCCTCCTGCGGGATCTCGGCCAGGCGCACGCCCAGTCGAATTTCGTGTCGGGGATCTCGCACGAGATGCGCCTGCCGCTCACGACGGTCAAGATGTACGCGGACATGCTCGCACAGGGCGTGGTGACCGAACCCGAGAAGCGGGAAGCCTATCTGCGCACCATCGGGCAGGAGGCCGACCGCCTCTCGCGGCTCATCGAGAACGTGCTTGATTTCTCTCGCATCTCGAATCGCCGTCGGAGCTACCGAATGGAACGCCTCCGCGTCGCCGACCTGGTCACCGAGGCGACCGCGGCCAGCGACGGCGCCCTGCAAGGGGCCGGGTTGACGGTGGCGGTGGACGTCCCGCCCGATCTGGCGGTCGTCGGCGACCGCCAGGCGATCGTCCAGTCGCTCGTGAACCTCCTGTCCAACGCCGCCAAGTACGCCCGCGACGGCAAGCGGGTGGCGATAGCCGCGGGGCGGACCGGCGGGCGGATCAGGGTGTCGGTGCGCGATTTCGGGCCCGGCATTCCCGAGCGCGAGCGCAAGCGGGTGTTCCGGCCCTTCTACCGGAGCGGGGACGAATTGACGCGCACGGCGACGGGGAGCGGCCTGGGCCTCGCGCTCG